The Burkholderiales bacterium JOSHI_001 genomic sequence CGCTGTACTTGCCGCCCACGCGGTGCAGGTCCGGGCCGGTGCGCTTGCTGCCCCACTGGAAGGGGTGGTCATAGACGAACTCGCCGGCCACCGAGTAGGGGCCGTAGCGCAGGGTCTCGGCGCGGAAGGGGCGCACCATCTGCGAGTGGCAGTTGTAGCAGCCCTCGCGGATGTACACGTCGCGTCCGGCCAGTTGCAGCGCGGTGTAGGGCTTCACGCCTTCGATCGCCTTGGTCGTGCTGTGCTGGAAGAACAGCGGCACGATTTCCACCAGCCCGCCCACCGCGGCGGTGAGCAGGATGAGGACGATCATCAGGAAGTTGCTGGTCTCGATCTTCTCGTGACCGCTGGGTGCATGGTTGGCCATGTCGTTCTCCTTGTTCTGTGCTCAGGCGTGCGCCGGGACCATGGGAATGGCCACCGGGGCGGCCTTGCCGTTGCGCACCGTCATCAGCACGTTCCAGCCCATGATGAGCATGCCGCTCAGGTACAGCAGGCCACCCAGCAGGCGGATGACGTAGAACGGGAAGGTGGCCTTCACGCTCTCCACGAAGCTGTACACCAGGGTGCCGTCGGGGTTGGTGGCGCGCCACATCAGGCCCTGCATCACGCCGGCGATCCACATCGCGGCGATGTAGAGCACGATGCCGATGGTGGCGATCCAGAAGTGCAGTTCGATGGCACGCACGCTGTACATCTGCTTGCGGCCGAACACGCGCGGGATCAGGTGGTACAGCGCGCCCATGGAGATCAGGCCCACCCAGCCCAGCGCACCGCTGTGCACGTGGCCGACGGTCCAGTCGGTGTAGTGGGACAGCGCGTTCACCGTCTTGATGGACATCATCGGGCCCTCGAAGGTGGACATGCCGTAGAACGACAGGCTCACGATCAGGAACTTCAGGATCGGGTCGTCACGCAGCTTGTTCCAGGCACCCGACAGGGTCATGATGCCGTTGATCATGCCGCCCCAGCTGGGCGCCAGCAGCACCAGCGAGAACACCATGCCGATGCTTTGCGCCCAGTCGGGCAGCGCGGTGTAGTGCAGGTGGTGGGGGCCCGCCCACATGTAGGTGAACACCAGGGCCCAGAAGTGCACGATGGACAGGCGGTAGCTGTACACCGGGCGCTCGGCCTGCTTGGGGATGTAGTAATACATCATGCCCAGGAAGCCGGCGGTGAGGAAGAAGCCCACCGCGTTGTGGCCGTACCACCACTGCACCATGGCGTCCTGCACGCCGGCGTAGGCGCTGTAGCTCTTGGTCAGGCTGACCGGAATGGCCGCGCTGTTGACGATGTGCAGCAGCGCCACCGCGATGATGAAGGCGCCGAAGAACCAGTTGGCGACATAGATGTGGCGGATCTTGCGCGTGCCCACCGTGCCGAAGAACACGATGGCGTAGCTGACCCACACCACCGCGATCAAGAGGTCAATCGGCCATTCGAGCTCGGCGTATTCCTTGCCGGTCGTGATGCCCAGCGGCAGTGTGATGACCGCCAGCACGATGACCAGGTTCCAGCCCAGGAAGGTGAACATGGCCAGGCCGGGTGCGAACAGGCGGGTCTGGCAGGTGCGCTGCACCACGTGGTAGCTGGTGGCGAACAGCACACTGCCGCCGAAAGCGAAGATCACCGCATTGGTGTGCAGCGGCCTCAAGCGGCCGTAGCTCAGCCAGGGGATGCCGAAGTTCAGTTCGGGCCAGGTCAGCTGGGCGGCAATGATCACGCCGACCAACATGCCCACGATGCCGTAGACCACGGCAACCAGAGCGAACGCCCGGACCACGGTGTCGCTGTACACCGGATTGCCCGGTGCGGGATGGCTTGCCATCGAACGCCTCCTTCCTAGTTTCAAGAACGGCCAGATTGAGAATGATTGAATTCTTCGGGAATTCCCGGGTTTGGGACTTGATGGGCATCAACCGGGGTGACATCGGGTTGCAAGATGCGTTCGCCTTCGCGCTCGATTTCCTCGAACTGGCCCTTGTGCAAGGCCCAGCCGAAGATGCCCAGGATCACGAGCACCAGCACGGTGGACATCGGGATCAGCAGCCACAGGATTTCCATGCCGGCCGCCCCGTCAAGGCGCCAGCCGCGCCAGGCGCAGCGAGTTGCCGATGACCAACAGCGAACTGCCCGCCATGCCCAGGCCCGCGGCCCAGGGCGGCAGCCAGCCCATCAGGGCCAGCGGGATGCAGGCCAGGTTGTAGACCGCGGCCCAGGCCAGGTTCTGCTTGACCACACGCAGGGCGCGCTGCGCATGGCGGCGCGCCAGGGCGATGTCGGACAGGCGGTTGGAGACGATCACCGCGTCGGCGTGCGCCCGCGACACCAGCGCGCCCTGCCCCATCGCCAGGCTGACGTCGGCCGCGGCCAGCACGGGCGCATCGTTGATGCCGTCGCCCACCATCGCCACGCGGTGGCCCTGGGCCTGCAAGGCGCGCACCGCCTCCAGCTTGCTTTGCGGGGTGGCCTGGCCAAGGGCATGGTCCACGCCCAGGGCCTGGCCGATCTGCTGCGCACGGTGCTCGCGGTCGCCCGACAGCAGGCTGACCGTCACAGCATCGGCGCGCAACGCGGCCACCGCCGCAGCGGCGTCGGGGCGCAGCACTTCGTCGAAGTCCAGCCGTGCCAGGGGCTGGCCGTCACAGCCCAGCCAGACGGCGCTGCGGTCGGGGTCATCGGCACCGTCAGCCACCGTCGCGGCGGCAAAGCCGTGTGACCCCAGGCGCCAGGCGCGGCCCTGGGCGTCGCGCGCCTGCAGTCCCGCACCGGCTTGTTCGTCGATGTCGGTCCAGGCCATGCCCTCGGGGGCAAGGCCCTCGCCCAGCGCCGCCACGGCGCGCGCCATCGGGTGCAGCGACCACGCGGCCAAGGACGCCGCCACGGCCCGCAGTTGGTTGTCGCCCAACGCTGCCGTGGCCCCGTCCGCATCCAGCCGCACCAGCCCCACCGGCCTGAGCTGGTCTTCGGTGAGCGTGCCGGTCTTGTCGAACACCACCTGCGTCAGCGTGGCCAGCGTGGCCAGCGCATCCAGGCGCTGCAGCAGCACGCCGCGCCGCGCCAGCGCACCGGCAGCCGCCAGCAGGGCCGAGGGCGCGGCCAGCGACAAGGCGCAGGGGCAGGTGACGATCAGCACCGACACGAACACCCACACCGCGCGCGAGGGGTCCACCACGCTCCACACCGCCGCCGCGCCGCAGGCCAGCAGCAGCACCGCCCACAGGAAGGGCGCGGCAAAGCGGTCGGCCACGCGGGCCCAGGCTGGGCGCTGCGCCAGCGCACCCTGCATCAGCGCTTCGATGCGTGAAAGTCGCGTTTCTCCGCCGACCTGCAGCACCTTCATCAGCACCGGCGCGCCCTGGTTGATGCTGCCGGCCACCACCGCGGCGCCGCAGGGCCGCGGCACCGGGCGGCTTTCGCCGGTGAGCAGGGATTCATCGGCCTGGGTGTCGCCCTCCACCAGCACGCCATCGGCCGGGAAAGCCTGGCCCACCGGCACCCGCACGCGGTCGCCCACCAGCAGGCGGCGCACGCTGACCGTTTCCACCGAACCGTCGTCGCGCAGGCGCTGGGCGCTGTCGGGCATGGCGGTCAGCGTGGCTTCCAGCGACTGGGCCGCACGGTGGCGCATGCGCATTTCCAGCCAGCGCCCGCCAAGCAGGAAGCTGACGAACATGGTCAGCGAATCGAAATAGACCTCGTGGCCAAAGATGCCGTTGGGGTCGAAGGTGGCGCCGCTGCTGGCCACGAAGGTGACCACGATGCCGATGGCCACCGGCACGTCCATGCCGATGCGGCGCTGGCGCAGTGCGCGCCAGGCGCCCTTGAAGAACACATCGGCCGAAAACGCCAGCACGGGAATGGACAGCACCCAGCCACCCCAGTTCAAGAGTTGGCGCATGTCGGGCGCCAGCTCGCTGCCCGATGTGACATAGCTGGGCGTGGCCATCATCATCACCTGCATGGCGCAGAAACTGGCCACGAACAGGCGCCAGAGCGCGGCGCGTGCTTCCTGGCGGCGCAGCTCGCGGGCGGCGGCGGCCACGTCCGGGGCGGCGTCATAACCCGCACTTCGGATGTGCGCCACGATGCCCGACAGCCGCGTGGCGGCCGGGTCCCAGCGGATGAGGGCGCGTTCACCGGCGGCGCTGACGCTGACCGACACCACGCCGGCGTCGCGCTGCACCGCCCCTTCGATCAGCCCGGCACAGGCGGCGCAGTGCATGCCGGAGATGCACAGCGACGATTCGGCCAGGCGCCGCCCCTGGCTGTCCACCACCGTGCGGGTGAAGCGTTGCTGCTCCAGCGGGTCGTCCAGCAGGCTCAGCGCGTCGGACGTGCCGGCGGGCAGGGGCGCGGTGGCCATGGGGGGGCTGGCAAGGGTGGTCATGGAAGGGGACGGGCGGGCTCGGGCGACGACAGCCGCAGCGCCCGGCTCCACACCCGGCGCTCGCCCATCCGACACCCGATAATCTAGTGCTATCCCGGAGTTAACGCATGATCTATGTCAAGCCTGACCGGCGACTGACCCCCCTGCTCTGTGCGGCCCTGTGCGCCGCCACGATGTCCCTGGCCACCTCAGGGGCAGCCGCCCAGGGCGTGCCGCAGAACCTGCCGACGGTGAAGCTCAGCGCCGGCATGCACCAGATCCAGGCCATGGTTGCCGCCACGCCGTCGCAGCGGCAGACCGGGCTCATGTACCGCAAGGACATGGCGCAACACGAAGGCATGCTCTTCATCTTCGAGCAGCCCACCCAGCAGTGCTTCTGGATGCGCAACACGCTGCTGCCGCTGTCCATCGCCTTCATCGCCGACGATGGCACGGTGGTGAACACCGACGAGATGAAACCCCAAACCGACGAATCGCACTGCTCGGCCAAACCGGTGCGCTTCGTGCTGGAGATGAACCAGGGCTGGTTCGACAAGAAGGGCGTCAAGCCCGGCGCCAAGATCGCTGGCGCGCCCTTCAACACCAGGTAGCCAGGTCAAGAGCCAAGCAGCCGCCGTGGATCCGGCGCCGCCGGTCCACCAGCGGCGCCCCCTCGGGGGGAGGCGACCGCAGGTCGCTTCGGGGGGGTGGTGATCAGCCGAAATTCGCTTCGGCAAAGCCCCAGTTCACCAGCTTGTCCAGGAAGGTCTCGACGAACTTCGGACGCAGGTTGCGGTAGTCGATGTAGTAGGCGTGTTCCCACACGTCCACGGTCAGCAGCGCCTTGTCGGCGGTGGTCAGCGGGGTGCCGGCGGCGCCGGTGTTGACGATGTCCACCGTGCCGTCGGGCTTTTTCACCAGCCAGGTCCAGCCCGAGCCGAAGTTGCCCACGGCCGACTTGACGAAGGCTTCCTTGAAGGCAGCGTAGCTGCCCCACTTGGCGTTGATGGCCGCGGCCAGCGGGCCCGAGGGCTCACCGCCACCGGCGGGCTTCATGCAGTTCCAGAAGAAGGTGTGGTTCCAGATCTGGGCGGCGTTGTTGTAGACGCCACCGGAGGCCTTCTTGATGATGTCTTCCAGCGCCAGGCTCTCGAACTCGGTGCCCTTCTGCAGGTTGTTCAGGTTCACCACGTAAGCGTTGTGGTGCTTGCCATGGTGGAACTCCAGCGTTTCCTTGCTGTAGTGGGGGGCCAGGGCGTCAATGGCGTACGGCAGCGGGGGCAGGGTGTGTTCCATGCAGGGTCCTTGGAAGCGTTGCAGGGCGGCAAAGTGCGCCCGGGGTGGCGGAAAACAGAAGCGACTCATTGTAGGAGTGCCCCTGCTGCCTGACGCCGGCGCGGGGTCTTGCCGCCGCGGTGCGGACATCAACCCGCCACCGGCTTGATCTGCACGTCCTGCACCTGCACCCGCGCCTGCCCATCGGCCCACACCGTGTTCACCTGCTGGCCCGGCTGCAGGGCCGATGCCCGGGTGATGGGCTGGCCGGCCGTGTCGGTCACCC encodes the following:
- a CDS encoding copper/silver-translocating P-type ATPase (PFAM: E1-E2 ATPase; Heavy-metal-associated domain; haloacid dehalogenase-like hydrolase~TIGRFAM: copper-(or silver)-translocating P-type ATPase; heavy metal translocating P-type ATPase; ATPase, P-type (transporting), HAD superfamily, subfamily IC; heavy metal-(Cd/Co/Hg/Pb/Zn)-translocating P-type ATPase), which translates into the protein MTTLASPPMATAPLPAGTSDALSLLDDPLEQQRFTRTVVDSQGRRLAESSLCISGMHCAACAGLIEGAVQRDAGVVSVSVSAAGERALIRWDPAATRLSGIVAHIRSAGYDAAPDVAAAARELRRQEARAALWRLFVASFCAMQVMMMATPSYVTSGSELAPDMRQLLNWGGWVLSIPVLAFSADVFFKGAWRALRQRRIGMDVPVAIGIVVTFVASSGATFDPNGIFGHEVYFDSLTMFVSFLLGGRWLEMRMRHRAAQSLEATLTAMPDSAQRLRDDGSVETVSVRRLLVGDRVRVPVGQAFPADGVLVEGDTQADESLLTGESRPVPRPCGAAVVAGSINQGAPVLMKVLQVGGETRLSRIEALMQGALAQRPAWARVADRFAAPFLWAVLLLACGAAAVWSVVDPSRAVWVFVSVLIVTCPCALSLAAPSALLAAAGALARRGVLLQRLDALATLATLTQVVFDKTGTLTEDQLRPVGLVRLDADGATAALGDNQLRAVAASLAAWSLHPMARAVAALGEGLAPEGMAWTDIDEQAGAGLQARDAQGRAWRLGSHGFAAATVADGADDPDRSAVWLGCDGQPLARLDFDEVLRPDAAAAVAALRADAVTVSLLSGDREHRAQQIGQALGVDHALGQATPQSKLEAVRALQAQGHRVAMVGDGINDAPVLAAADVSLAMGQGALVSRAHADAVIVSNRLSDIALARRHAQRALRVVKQNLAWAAVYNLACIPLALMGWLPPWAAGLGMAGSSLLVIGNSLRLARLAP
- a CDS encoding hypothetical protein (PFAM: Uncharacterized ACR, COG1430) → MIYVKPDRRLTPLLCAALCAATMSLATSGAAAQGVPQNLPTVKLSAGMHQIQAMVAATPSQRQTGLMYRKDMAQHEGMLFIFEQPTQQCFWMRNTLLPLSIAFIADDGTVVNTDEMKPQTDESHCSAKPVRFVLEMNQGWFDKKGVKPGAKIAGAPFNTR
- a CDS encoding superoxide dismutase (PFAM: Iron/manganese superoxide dismutases, alpha-hairpin domain; Iron/manganese superoxide dismutases, C-terminal domain) translates to MEHTLPPLPYAIDALAPHYSKETLEFHHGKHHNAYVVNLNNLQKGTEFESLALEDIIKKASGGVYNNAAQIWNHTFFWNCMKPAGGGEPSGPLAAAINAKWGSYAAFKEAFVKSAVGNFGSGWTWLVKKPDGTVDIVNTGAAGTPLTTADKALLTVDVWEHAYYIDYRNLRPKFVETFLDKLVNWGFAEANFG
- a CDS encoding cytochrome oxidase maturation protein, cbb3-type (PFAM: Cytochrome oxidase maturation protein cbb3-type~TIGRFAM: cytochrome oxidase maturation protein, cbb3-type) — translated: MEILWLLIPMSTVLVLVILGIFGWALHKGQFEEIEREGERILQPDVTPVDAHQVPNPGIPEEFNHSQSGRS
- a CDS encoding cytochrome c oxidase, cbb3-type, subunit II (PFAM: Cytochrome C oxidase, mono-heme subunit/FixO~TIGRFAM: cytochrome c oxidase, cbb3-type, subunit II) — protein: MANHAPSGHEKIETSNFLMIVLILLTAAVGGLVEIVPLFFQHSTTKAIEGVKPYTALQLAGRDVYIREGCYNCHSQMVRPFRAETLRYGPYSVAGEFVYDHPFQWGSKRTGPDLHRVGGKYSDNWHRVHLNNPRDLVPESNMPAYPWLEKAAVNPADMAPKMKALRTVGVPYTDDEMAKAADEVKGKTEMDAVVAYLQVLGTARK
- a CDS encoding cytochrome c oxidase, cbb3-type, subunit I (PFAM: Cytochrome C and Quinol oxidase polypeptide I~TIGRFAM: cytochrome c oxidase, cbb3-type, subunit I) translates to MASHPAPGNPVYSDTVVRAFALVAVVYGIVGMLVGVIIAAQLTWPELNFGIPWLSYGRLRPLHTNAVIFAFGGSVLFATSYHVVQRTCQTRLFAPGLAMFTFLGWNLVIVLAVITLPLGITTGKEYAELEWPIDLLIAVVWVSYAIVFFGTVGTRKIRHIYVANWFFGAFIIAVALLHIVNSAAIPVSLTKSYSAYAGVQDAMVQWWYGHNAVGFFLTAGFLGMMYYYIPKQAERPVYSYRLSIVHFWALVFTYMWAGPHHLHYTALPDWAQSIGMVFSLVLLAPSWGGMINGIMTLSGAWNKLRDDPILKFLIVSLSFYGMSTFEGPMMSIKTVNALSHYTDWTVGHVHSGALGWVGLISMGALYHLIPRVFGRKQMYSVRAIELHFWIATIGIVLYIAAMWIAGVMQGLMWRATNPDGTLVYSFVESVKATFPFYVIRLLGGLLYLSGMLIMGWNVLMTVRNGKAAPVAIPMVPAHA